The genomic interval CATTTAGTAAAAGAAATTACTTTATTAAGCTATGATCAATTTAATATGAGGCCTGATATGAATAAGTGGAGTATAGCACAAGTTTGTCATCATTTAGTTTTAGTGGAAAAGGCATCTACTAAGGCTATTGCATGGGGATTAAAAGAGATTGATAGTACTCAAAAAGAACGTAAAAAAATTCACCTCATATTGGATAGAACGAAAAAGATTAAAGCTCCAAAAATTGTTGAACCAGATATAGAACCATTTGAGGTTCAGCAAATAATTGATTTGTTAAGCGATTCGAGAAAAGAATTGATGACTTTTCTTAGTACTGTAGAAGATACATCCATATTGAAGGGAAAATCAGTGAAGCATCCGGCCTTTGGTGAATTACCGCTTGATCAATGGATAGAAATGATATATTTGCACGAACAAAGACACATAGAACAAATAAAAGAGATAAAATTAATTTTAGATGCGAA from Peribacillus asahii carries:
- a CDS encoding DinB family protein, with product MSKSVNENLYETRNHLVKEITLLSYDQFNMRPDMNKWSIAQVCHHLVLVEKASTKAIAWGLKEIDSTQKERKKIHLILDRTKKIKAPKIVEPDIEPFEVQQIIDLLSDSRKELMTFLSTVEDTSILKGKSVKHPAFGELPLDQWIEMIYLHEQRHIEQIKEIKLILDAKN